CCGGCTTTTCACACTGGCCCGTACGGGCGAAGACGCCATGGAAATACATCCTGTACTGATCCTGCGGCGTGCTGTCCGCAGACAGAAGGGCCATCACCCCCATCACTATCGGTAACACGATCATGGTTGCCCTGTTTGTCCTTTCCCAGGACAGAACCACAGCTTGGCAGCCACGAAAACCCCGAACCTTATCACGTTGCCGGAACGTCAGGATGATCCATATGGTGGTGAAACCGATGCCGCAAACGGAAGATCGCCATGAAACTGCTCCGCGCCCTGCCCATTTTTGCCGTGTTGACGCTAACAGCGTGCTCAACGGTCTATTATGAGGCGCTTGAAAACGTTGGCATTGAAAAACGCGACGTCCTGGTGGACCGCGTCGATGATGGCCGAAAAGCCCAGACGGATGCGCAGAAGGAGTTCAAGAACGGTCTTGAACGCTTTCGCACGGTTGTGGCCTTCGATGGCGGCGATCTTGAACGCAAATACAATAAACTGTCGTCCGCCTATGACCGCATGGAGAGTGAAGCGGGCAAGGTGAGCGACCGGATCGATTCGATCGAGGATGTGGGCAAGGCCCTTTTCCGGGAATGGGAAGCGGAGCTCGACCAGTATCAGGACCAGACGCTGAAGGCGCAGAGCGCCGCACAGCTGCGTGAGACCCGCGCCCAGTATAATGACGTGGTCACCGCCATGCACCGCGCAGAGGACCGCATGGGCCCGGTTCTGGGCATCTTCAACGATCAGGTGCTGTTTCTGAAACACAATCTCAACGCTCAGGCGATCGCTTCGCTCGAGGCAGAGCAGATCCAGATCGAAGCACGTGTGAACGCGCTGCTCGCCGAAATGGACGCAGCGATCGCCGAGGCCAATTCCTTTATCTCCCGGATGCGCAGCTAGGCGCGGCGACGCAGCAACTCGCGCTTCGTCCAGCCGCAGGCTAGATCAGACAGATGGATGATCTCGCGTGGCTGAAGCCCGTTATCATATTCAGTACCTTCGGCCTTCTTTTCATCGCTGAGAGGCTGCGTCCGGCCGGTCATCGTCCAGACAAGGCCGGAACCGCGCGCCTGATCTCCAACATCTCGCTTGGCGGTTTCAACACGGTTCTGTCGCCGCTCATTGTGCTGCCGATCACAGCAACCGCGGCGGCCATGGCCCCCAGCTGGCGCCCAGCCGCGCTGGATGGGTGGATTGGGATTGGCCTCGACCTCCTGATTCTCGATCTCTGGATCTACTGGTGGCACCGGGCCAACCATCGAATCCCGTTCCTGTGGCGCTTTCACGAAGTGCATCATCTGGACGAATTTCTGGACGTGACCTCATCGGCGCGCTTTCACTTCGGTGAGTTGTTCCTGTCCGCCATCGTGCGAGGTGCGGTGATTATCGCGCTGGATATCAGCCTGTCATCGGTCCTGATCTTCAGTGTCCTGGTCACGCTGAACGCGGCGTTTCACCACTGCAATGTTCGACTGCCGGAGCGGCTGGAGCGCCTTTTGCGCCGGGTCATCGTCACGCCCTCCCATCACTGGGTGCACCACCACAATGTGCGGCGCGATACCGACAGCAATTACTCAACGATATTGACGATGTGGGACCGGCTGTTCGGGACTTGGAGCGAGACAAAGCGCTGGCCGGACATGCCGATCGGCACCGAGGGACGAACCGAGAAGCCCCTGCCCGGATTGATCGTCAGGCCGCTGCAGAAGCCTTGAAATGGAGGGGGAATGGTGGGCGATGAGAGACTCGAACTCCCGACATCCTCGGTGTAAACGAGGCGCTCTACCAACTGAGCTAATCGCCCTTGCCATGAGGGCCGCCCTTTAGCGGGCCGCCAGCAAGAAGGACCTGATGCCGCGCTTTTCGCGGAAGATCAATTGCCTTCTTGCGATTCTTCGACGGGTTCGGTGACAACGTCATCGGTTGGCGCTGGCACTTCCACAGGCTCATCGGCGGTTGCGGCCGGGAGATCGACCGCGCTGCCAGTCGTGTCCGTTTCATCACCGAAGATATCCAGAATTTCGTCCGATGCCGGCGCCAGCGTGCCGTCAGGCTGCGTGACCGCATCGTCGCCGAGGGTCCGACGCAGGATTTCCTCTTCCGTAATGCCGCGATCGGCCGTGATGGCGAGCAGCATTGAGGTGGTGAAGAACAGGGCACCGAGTACCGTCGTGCTGCGCGTCAGCACATTGGCTGCGCCGCGACCGGACATCAGCCCGCCACCGCCGCCACCCATGCCCAGCGCGCCGCCGCCTTCAGAGCGTTGCAGCAGGACGACGATGACAAGGCCAAGGACCAGAATGGTGTGAATAGTCAGCAGAACAGCGATCATGAAATTCTCTTAGACGTCAGGCGGAGCGGGGAAACACGGAGGTCAGCCGCCGGAGCGCGCCTTGTAGGGGTGAACGCTCATTATTTGCAAGTCGTGTATCGACACGGGCAATCGCGGCCACCGTTTCTTCCGGGTGAGTGTGATGCAGCGCGTGACCGCCGGCATCGACGACCCTCAACTGGGCCTGCTCTATCTGGTCTTCAAGACGTCTGGCATGGATAGAGATGACAACGGTCATGTCGTGGGTACCCGCGACGATCTCAACGGGCACGCGGATGGTGCCGTATCGGTGCTCCATGGCCGCCAGCTGCTCGTACAGGCGGACGATATCCTCGGCGTTGTTGTAGAAGCGGCTCGGCCTGAAAGTGAGCGGTACGCGCGTCCTGGCATGATAGGACTGGCTGAACTGGCTGCCGCGCAGGGCTTTCGCCACGCCCTTGGGGGAGCCGAACCGGCCGTAAAGCGCAATGAAGGTCCGGCGAAAGATCCAGCCATAGATCGGATTCAGCGCCACGCGATTGTACCAGGCCACGCCGCCCGGCCAGCGGTGACTGACCGGCGCGATCAGGACAATGCCCGCCACTTCATCGGGATAATCGAGGGCGTAACGCAGCGCGACGGCGGCGCCATAGCTCTGCCCCATGATGACCGGCTTCTCTTTGGTCTTGATCTTCACGGCTTCGCGGATCGCCGCGGCCTGTACGTCCAGCCGAAAACCGTCCTCGGCCCGGTGCGAAAAACCATGCCCAGGGCGGTCCGGCATCAGGACCAGACGGTCTTTTTCCAGACGGCCAGCGATTTCGAGGTCCATGTCCAGCGCATTGGTGGTTGATCCGTGGATCAGGACCAGCGGCTGGCGCCCCTTCTCCCGGTGCTGGCCGCGCGAAATCAGGTGAATGTGGCCATAGGTGGTCTTCACCATCTCCCCGGCCTTGGGCAGGGCGCGATTGGCGGAAAACTCATACCAGAACGACCAGATGATGACGGCGAAGAAAACCGACAGGCCGATGAGAACAAGAATATTCGAAGCCATCAGGCGGCGATGATCCCGTAAAAATCTTCAGCCTTCAGGCTGGCGCCCCCGATCAGGGCACCGTTCACCTGAGGCACGGAAAAGATATGGGCCGCGTTGTGCGGTTTCACCGACCCCCCGTACAGAATTCTGCGGTCGCCTCCAACCGTTTCACGAATGGCAGAGAGCATTTCTTCGAGCGTTTCATTGTCAGGAATGACGCCCGTGCCCACGGCCCAGATCGGCTCATAGGCGACCACGACCTCGCCCGATGTGGTGGGCATGGACGCTTCAATCTGCGCGATCACGACCTGGGACGCCTGACAGACAACCCGTTCGCCCCGGGTCTCCCCGACGCACACGATGGGCACGAGCCCCGCCCTGTGGGCCGCCTCGGCCTTGCGGCGCACCAGCGTGTTGGTCTCGCTATACCCCTGACGACGCTCGGAGTGGCCGACGATACAGTGGGTGGCCCCAGCATCTTTAAGCTGTTCGGCGCTGACATCCCCCGTGAACGCTCCGTATTCCAGCGGATGACAGTCCTGTCCCCCGAACAGAATCGGCCCCTCGCCATAGCGGTCCGTCAGCGTCGTCAGCAAAGTGGGTGGTGGACAGATAAGGACGTCTGCACGCTCAGCGTCCCTTGGCGTCATCATGTTTTGAAGCTTTTCAAGCTCGTTGCAGGCACTTCTCAGGCCGAACATTTTCCAATTGCCTGCGATCAGTCTTTTCACGACGGCGTCTACTCCACCAATTATAATTGTTACACTTGTTACATGCCTGAGCACGCGCCCCTTGCCAAGTTGGTTGAGCGCCGCCAAACCCTCTGCGCTTACGAGACTCAAAGGGTATATCCATCATGCTGAAAAGCTTTCGCGACTCGATCAAAGGTTTCATGGCCTGGATTGTTGTGGCCCTGTTCGTTCTGGCCTTCGCGTTTGTCGGCGTGCCCGCCCTTGAGAATTTTGGCGGCAAGGCACCCCTTCAGGTGGGCGACCAGCGCTATTCGGTCAATGATATTGACGATGAATTTGCCCGGGTGATGGAACGCAATCGCCAGGACACCGGTGAAGTGTTGAGCCAGGAAGAGGCGCGCGCAGCCGGCATGCTGGGTCAGGCGATCAATGCGCTCACCATTCGCGGCGTCTATGTTTCCGAAGCCGGAAAGCTCGGCCTGACGGTGACAGACGACATGATCCAGGATTATCTGCAGTCGGATGAGCGCTTCCGCGCGCCGGGCAAGGATTCCTTTGACCAGGCCACCCTGCAGGCCATTCTGCAGAACAACCGCATGAGCCTGAATGATTTCCGGCAGGCCATCCGCACAGAACTCCTGACGCGTCAGATCGACGAAGTGGCTGCCCTTCTTGTTCCTGCCCCCACCATTTATGGCAAGACGATTGCCCTGCGCCAGACCGAGGAACGCGTCGTGCGGATTGCGCGTCTTTCCGCCGGTGATGTTCCCGCGCCGACCGATGAGCAGCTGCAGTCCTTCTATGCTGCCAATGCGGACCGGTACCGCACGCCAGAGCGCCGGACGTATACAGCCGTTCTTCTGACCCCGGACGTCCTTGATGAGCGGATCCAGATCGATGATGCCGATGTGCGCAAGCTGTTCGAGGCGCGCCAGGCAACGATGAGCCAGCCGGAGACCCGGACATTTGTTCAAGCCCAGTTCCCGTCCATGGAGGCGGCCAATGCCGCCGTCGAAGCTGTCGCAAATGGCCAGTCCTTCGCTGAAGCTGCCGAAACGGCAGGCGTGGCCACGGCGCGTTTTGACGACGAAGTAAAGGGCGACCTCGTGGATTCCGGCGTCGCCGACGCCGTGTTTGGCCTCGACGGACCGGGTCTTGTCGGCCCGGTCGACGGTGACTTTGGTGTGGTGGTCGCGGAGGTGACCAACATCACTCCGGGGACCGATGTCACCTATGAAGAGGTCGCAGATGAGCTTCGTCAGGAACTGTTCGAAGAAGTCTATGCGGACGAAATCGACACCATCTACGACGAGCTTCAGGAATCCGGTGATGCCGGGTCGAGCCTTGCCGATGCTGCGCGTGATCTGGGCCTGCCCGTCATGACGATTGGTCCTGTGGATCGCACACGGAACACCGATGACGGTCAGATCGAAGAACGCGTGCCCCTGTCCATGCATATGCGGGCATTCGACATGAGCTCGGACCAGATTTTCGAGGAAGTCACCCTGCCCGAAGGCAATTACGGCTTCATCGAAGTCGACAGTGTCGAGGCCGGCGCCGTCAAACCGCTGGCCGAAGTGCAGGATCAAGTGAAGATCGACTACATTTCCGAGCAGGCGCAAAGTTCGCTGGCCAATGCCAGCTCGTCGATCCGGTCAGCCATGGCTGGTGGTGAGACGTTCGAGATCGCTGCCCTTCAGGCCGGTGCTCAGGTTGAGACCCGCACCCTGTCCAACAGCAATGTGCCGCCAAACCTGTCTCAGGATCTGATCGTCGAGATCTTCGACGCCCCGATTGGCGAGATGGTCCAGGTAACCAGTCCCGATCGTGAAACCATGACCTTGGCGCAGACGGAGTCGATTTCATTCGGTCCAAACGGCCAGTGGGAAACCATGGCCCAGCGAATGGACAGCCAGATCGCGCAGTCCATGAGCCGTGATCTTTACGAAGCGTTCTTCTCGGCAATGAGCAACGCCAACGGCATCCAGCGGAACGATGCCGCGATCAATGCGCGCTTTGGGGCTGGCGAGTGACGGATGACGGTTACCGGGTTGCAGCGCCCGACTTTTCGGCCTTCGCTGGCAAATATCAGAACGGTCAGGCGCAGCTCGTCTATCGCCGCGTCCCGGGGGATCTCGATACCCCTGTCTCCGCCTATCTGAAGCTGGCCGGCGGCCGGGAAGACAGCTTTCTTCTCGAATCTGTCGAGGGCGGAAACACGCTCGGGCGCTACACGACAATCGGCCTGAAACCTGATCTTGTCTGGCGCGCCTTTGGTCAGAAGGCGGAAATCAATCGTCGTCCTCAGACTGATCCGGATGGTTTTGCTACGGATGACTTATCGACGATTTCGTCGATGACCCGGGTCATCAAGGAAAGTCATATCCATCTCGACGACGAAACGGCGCATCGCCTGCCGCCCATGGCCGCGGGGATGTTTGGCTATTTCGGTTATGACTTCGTCCGTCTGACTGAACACCTGCCCAACAAACCGGATGACATTTTCGGTGTGCCGGACGGATATTTCGTCCGCCCCACGATCCTCGCCATCTTTGACAATGTGAAGCGCGAAGTGGTGGTCATCACACCGGTGCGTCCGTCTGAGGGCCTTGATGCCCGCGCCGCGTATTCGCTGGCCTGTGAAAGGCTCGCTGATGTTCTGTCTGATCTGAACCGTCCTGTCGCCGATCTGCCCGCCGATGTCGAGCTGGGCGAGTTCTCCTCCAACATGACGCCTGCGGATTATTCATCCATGGTCGACAGGGCGAAGGAGTATATAGGCGCAGGCGACATCTTCCAGGTCGTGCTTAGCCAGCGATACAGCGCTGATTATGCTGGCGACCCGTTTCACATTTACCGGCAATTGCGCCGGGTGAACCCCTCACCGTTTCTGTTCTTCCTCAATTTCAGACCGGTATGCCTTCTTGGGGCGTCGCCTGAGATTCTCGTCCGTGTGCGTGACGGTGAAGTCACGATCCGTCCGATCGCCGGCACCCGCCGCCGCGGTCTGACCCAGGCGGAAGACACAGCGCTGGAAGAAGAACTGCTGAACGATCCAAAGGAACTGTCAGAGCACCTCATGCTTCTGGACCTTGGCCGGAATGATGTCGGCCGGTCCTGCGAAATTGGCACTGTGAAGCCGACGGACACGTTCTTTATCGAACGCTATAGCCACGTGATGCACATCGTCTCGAATGTGACTGGCAAGCTGCGCGCCGATCTTGGCCCGCTTGACGCTCTAGCCAACGGCTTTCCCGCTGGCACGCTGACCGGCGCCCCGAAAGTCCGCGCCATGCAGATCATTGATGAGCTCGAGCCCGACGCCCGCGGCCCCTATGGCGGATGCATCGGCTATTTCGGCGCGGATGGGTCGGTCGACACCTGTATCGGCCTGCGCATGGCGGTGGTGAAAGACGGCAAGGTTCATATTCAGGCTGGCGCAGGGATTGTTGCGGACAGCGTGGCGGCATCAGAAAACGACGAGTGCTATCACAAGTCCGAAGCCCTGAAGGAAGCGGCCCGTCGCGCGGCGCTTCGCGGCGGCAATCGCTAGGCCAGGTTCAGCCTCTCAGTACAGCATGGTTGCATTTATCGAATGCGCCCATACAATGCGCTTGCGTACGGAAAATGATTCTGGGCATCGGGTGGGAGCGCGCGGTCTTGCATATTATTATGGGCCTGATCATCGCCTTGGGCGGTGTGCTGTGGGCTGTGAAACATCTGATGGAAGGCGCCCATGAGGCGCGCGGCGCGGCCCGCCGCCTGACCTGGCAGCACCGGTCGGGCAAATCCCGCCTCGACGCTATCGAGGATCCGCGCGAAAGCGCCGCCATTCTGTTTGTGCAATCCCTCCGTTATGTTGGCGAGATCAACGCGGCGGAGCGAGCCAAACTCACCGGATTTCTGAGCGAGAAAATGGGCCTGTCCCATGCAGAGGCAGAAGAACTCGTAAGCTACGCGATCTACGCCACTCTTGAACAGCATGATGCGGCCAATCACCTGTCCCGGCTTCTCAAGCCGGTGCAGGCGAACTGTACAGTCACGGAGCGCCATGAGCTCATCGACATGCTCAGCGAACTGATCGCTCCGGAAAGTGATGGGGCAGATCAGCAGCGCGCATTGGTGGCACGGGTGAAAGACCGGCTCCTGTCCTGAAGGCCGGAAAGCCTCGGGCTACCTGATCCCGGCCACGTCTTCGCCGGTGGGAACCACGAACAGCTCACTGACGGTCACGAGGTCAAAGCCTCTGGCTTCAGCTGTGAGCAACCATGGTCCCAGGACATCCATCGTCACGTCATAGGGATGCCCGATGACGACAGCGTGGCCATTCTGTCGCGCTATTTCTTCGGCCTCAGCCAGCTGCGCCTTGACGCTCTCGACACTGACGGTCGGGCCGCCACTGTCGAGAAAGACATCCCGCTCTTCCACGCGCCAGCCGCGACGTCGGCCAATCGCGCTGGCGACGTGGGCATTCACCGTCATGGAATCAACAAAATAGAGCCCCCGGCGATCAAGCTCCTCCAGCACGACGAACATGGCATCCGGGTCGGCAGTGAAGCGGCTGCCCGTATGATTATTCACGCCCGCATAGCCGCTGATCTTGCCCAGATTGATCGCCAGCTGGTCCTTCACAACCGCGGCGTCCTGACCGGTCATCAGCACATCGGGTCCGGCATCCTTCAGTCGCCGGGTCGGCTCCATGGGCAGATGCAGCATCACCTCATGGACCGGCTTGACCCGGTCAACCATGGCCTGCGCCCCTTCCCCGTAAGGCAGAAAGGCCAGTGTGACAGGGCCCGGCAGATTGTTGGCGGCCACAAAACTGTTCAGATCGAGCCCCAGATCGTCGACCACAACGGCGATACGGGGGCGATCAAAACGCGCCGCCGGCACGATCGACTGTGTTTCTGGTTCGACAGGGTCTGGTCCGATCGGTGGGGGCGGCACCGGAATGGGCCTTTCGGCGATCACTTCGCCGGCGATCCGCATCGGCCGTTCGCGCAGGCCCGTCGCCGTTTCCGGCAGGGCTTCAGACGTCTGCGGGACGCCGGTCACCATACCGACCAGAATGCCTGACAGGATGCCTACGCAGAACAGCGCAGCCCATCCGAGGCGCGTATAGTGCCGCGTTGTCTTGAACTTCTCGAACCAGCGTTGCATTCAGAATCTCTCGGGACAAAGGCCCTTTGGCCACCTAGGCTGGCCGTGATAGGGAGCCCGCGAAGAGGACTGCCATGATTCTTGTGATCGATAACTATGACAGCTTCACCTATAATCTGGTTCACCTGATCGGCGGTGTGGATCCGAATATCGTGGTGAAACGGAACGATGCGCTGTCCGCGGAAGAGGCCCTGGCCATGGCACCGGATGCCATCGTCCTGTCGCCTGGTCCCTGCTCCCCCAACGAAGCGGGCATCTGCCTACCCGTCGCGACAGCGGCCTATGAACGGTCGATCCCCCTTCTCGGCGTATGCCTTGGACATCAGACGATTGCCCAGGCGGCGGGCGGCAAGGTCGTCCGAGCAAAACGCCTGATGCATGGACGGACCAGCGAGGTCACTCATGATGACAGTGACCGCTTCTTCGAAAATGTCCCGCGCACCTTCACCGCCACCCGCTATCATTCGCTCGTGGCAGAACAGCTTCAGCTGCCGAACACACTTAAAATTCTCGCCCGTGCTGACGATGATGATGAGATCATGGCGGTCCGGTGGGGCGATGCACCGATCTGGGGCGTTCAGTTTCACCCGGAAAGCATTGCATCGCAATTTGGTGCCCAGATGATTGAGAACTTCCTTCTCGCCGCGAAAGAGGCCAAGGCCGCCGCATGACAGATTTCCTGCCCCTGCTTCACCGGGCCGCCAGCGGCACGGCGCTCACCCCTGAAGAAATGACGAGCGCCTTTGAACAGCTCCTGGCTGGCAGCGTCGATCCGGTTCAGGCCGGTGCGTTTCTGACCGCGCTCAAGGTCCGGGGCGAAACGCCGGGCGAAATCGCGGCAGCGGCAATGGCCATGCGGGCCGCCGCCATTCAGATTGACGGCGTCGAAGGGGCCGTCGACACCTGCGGCACTGGCGGCGACGGGGCCAACACCTACAACATCTCCACAGCCGTGGCGCTTGTCCTCGCGGCCTGCGGTGTGCCCGTGGCCAAGCACGGCAACAGGGCGGCAAGCTCCATGACCGGCACGGCCGACGTGTTCGCAGAACTTGGCGTGAACATCGAACTGTCACCAGAGAAAGCCCAAGCCTGCCTCGAAGAGGTCGGGCTCGCCTTCCTGTTTGCCCGCAACCATCATCCGGCAATGAAATTCGTCGCGCCGATCCGCTCGACCCTCGGCATTCGCACGCTCTTCAATCTGCTCGGCCCCCTGACCAATCCCGCTGGCGCACGGCGCCAGCTATTGGGTGTTTATGATGAGGCGCTGGTGCGGCCGATCGCTGAAACGCTGAAGGCGCTCGGCAGCAAGCGTGCCTTTGTCGTGCATGGCGATGACGGGCTTGACGAGCTGACCGTCACCGGCGGCTCGCATGTCTGTGTGCTGAAGGACGGCAAGATCGAGGAATGGGTCCTCACGCCCGAAGACGCCGGTTTGGACAGGCACCCCGGCGAAGCCCTGACTGGCGGGGACGCCGCAACCAACGCCAAGGCGCTCCGCGAAGTTCTCGAGGGCAAGAAGTCAGCCTATCGGGACGCGGTGGTGCTGAACACGGCCGCTGGCTTAATCGTCTCTGGCAAGGAAGACGATATCGAAGAGGCCGCCCGAAGGGCCGAAAAAGCCATCGATAGCGGAGCCGCAGCGAAGAAACTTGAAGCCCTTATTCAGTACACAAATTCATGACCATTCTCGACGATATCATCGAATACAAGAAGGTTGAGGTCCAGAAGGCGAAAGCCGAACGCTCTCCGGCTTCTATTGATCGGGATGCCCACGACACCGGGCCGGTGCGCGGCTTTGCCTCGGCGCTTGATGACAAGGCGGCGGAGGGGTTCGCGCTGATCGCAGAGATCAAGAAGGCGAGCCCGTCCAAGGGGCTGATCCGCGCTGACTTTGATCCGCCGCGTCTGGCCGAAGACTATGCCGAGGGCGGCGCGGCATGCCTGTCCATCCTGACCGACACACCGGCATTTCAGGGGCACCCGGATTTTCTGATCGCTGCCCGGGCCGCGGTCGACCTGCCATGCCTGCGCAAGGATTTCATGATCGATCCCTATCAGATGGGTGAAGCGCGCAGCTGGGGCGCCGATGCAGTCCTCCTGATTATGGCCGTCCTGTCCGATGCACAGGCGGCGGAGCTTTACGCCGCGGCGCGGGAATATGACCTTGATGTCCTGATCGAAGTGCACGACGAAGCCGAGCTGAAACGCGCCCTGAAACTGCCGGGCGGGATGCTGGGCGTGAACAACCGCAACCTCCATACGTTCGAGACGGATCTGGCGGTATCAGAACGCCTGGCCCAACGGTCCGAAGGCCGACCCATTGTCGGTGAGAGCGGTATCGCCTCCCACGACGATTGTGTGCGGTTGGCAAAATCCAAAATTCGCCGCTTCCTGGTCGGTGAAAGCCTGATGCGGCAACCGAATGTCAGGGATGCAACGCGGGCGCTGCTGGGGCTGTGACCCGTTGGGCCGCATTTCTGCGCGGCGTCAATGTCGGGGGCCATGGCAAACTGCCCATGAAGGACCTCCGTGCGCGGATGGATGAAGCGGGCTTTTCCGATGTCGCGACCTATATTCAGAGCGGTAATGTGGTGTTTGACCGCGCCGGAGAACCTGCATCTGTCGAAAAGAAGCTTTCGATACTGATCGAGGATCATTTCGGTCTTCGCCCGCCAATGCGGTTGATGACGCTCGCAGCCCTCATTGACGCAGAAGCGCAAAATCCTTATCCCAACCCCGCCGAGTTGAAACACGTCCATCTGTGGTTTCTGGCATCTGCGCCTGCGACTCCGGATCTGGAGGCCCTTCAGGCCCTGAAAATACCGGGTGAAGTGTTTGTGCTGCAGACGGATATTTTCTACCTTCATGCCCCAGAGGGCATTGGCCAGTCGAAGCTCGCCGACAAGGTCGAGCGCCATCTCGGCGTCTCGGGAACCGCGCGAAATCTGCGCACCGTGAGAGCGATGCTTGAGCTGGCGGGCCGCAAAAGCTGATCCGTCTACACCTGAGGGTGTTGACCGGCAAAAAGAACAACCCTAGAACGATCACGATTTGTTCTTGACGTGAAGGGCGTGTGCCCTTGCGCGCAGAAAGGAAAACCAATGCTGACGACGAAGCAGCATGCGCTGCTCGTGTTTATTCATGAGCGTCTTCAGGCCACCGGCGTGTCGCCCTCATTCGAAGAGATGAAAGAGGCGCTGGATCTGAAATCCAAGTCGGGCATTCACCGGCTGATCACGGCTTTGGAGGAGCGCGGCTTTCTGCGCCGCCTGCCCCACAAGGCGCGGGCGCTTGAAGTGGTGAAACTGCCCGATGCGATGGCGGCGAAACCCAAGAAACAGCCCTTTGTGCCGGAAGTCATTGAAGGCAGCCGATCCAAGGTCCCTACGTCGCTGCGCCCTGCCAATGATGGTATGGAAGAGCTGTCCGTTCTCGGACGGATCGCGGCGGGTACACCGATCGCGGCGATACAGCATGAACAGAACCGGATCATGGTGCCAGCGGCCATGTTGGGCACCGGCGAGCATTTCGCGCTTGAGGTTCAGGGCGATTCGATGATCGACGCCGGTATTCACGACGGCGATACGGTCGTGATCCAGCGCTGTGACGATGCCCCTAATGGCGACATTATCGTCGCGCTGATCGAGGATGAAGAGGCAACGCTTAAGCGTATCCGCCGCAAGGGCAATTCGATTGCTCTGGAAGCGGCCAACCCCGCCTACGAAACACGGATCTTCGGGCCCAATCAGGTCAAGGTACAGGGGCGTCTGCGCGGCCTGATCCGGCTTTACTGATGCTCTGGGTGCGGACGGCGATTGGCCAGCCGCACCTCAGTCGGCCGTCGCGGCGGCGTGGGCGCTGGCCCAGGCCCATTGGAAATTATAGCCGCC
This genomic stretch from Parvularcula sp. LCG005 harbors:
- the trpE gene encoding anthranilate synthase component I; translation: MTDDGYRVAAPDFSAFAGKYQNGQAQLVYRRVPGDLDTPVSAYLKLAGGREDSFLLESVEGGNTLGRYTTIGLKPDLVWRAFGQKAEINRRPQTDPDGFATDDLSTISSMTRVIKESHIHLDDETAHRLPPMAAGMFGYFGYDFVRLTEHLPNKPDDIFGVPDGYFVRPTILAIFDNVKREVVVITPVRPSEGLDARAAYSLACERLADVLSDLNRPVADLPADVELGEFSSNMTPADYSSMVDRAKEYIGAGDIFQVVLSQRYSADYAGDPFHIYRQLRRVNPSPFLFFLNFRPVCLLGASPEILVRVRDGEVTIRPIAGTRRRGLTQAEDTALEEELLNDPKELSEHLMLLDLGRNDVGRSCEIGTVKPTDTFFIERYSHVMHIVSNVTGKLRADLGPLDALANGFPAGTLTGAPKVRAMQIIDELEPDARGPYGGCIGYFGADGSVDTCIGLRMAVVKDGKVHIQAGAGIVADSVAASENDECYHKSEALKEAARRAALRGGNR
- a CDS encoding DUF2959 domain-containing protein, whose amino-acid sequence is MKLLRALPIFAVLTLTACSTVYYEALENVGIEKRDVLVDRVDDGRKAQTDAQKEFKNGLERFRTVVAFDGGDLERKYNKLSSAYDRMESEAGKVSDRIDSIEDVGKALFREWEAELDQYQDQTLKAQSAAQLRETRAQYNDVVTAMHRAEDRMGPVLGIFNDQVLFLKHNLNAQAIASLEAEQIQIEARVNALLAEMDAAIAEANSFISRMRS
- a CDS encoding alpha/beta hydrolase, which produces MASNILVLIGLSVFFAVIIWSFWYEFSANRALPKAGEMVKTTYGHIHLISRGQHREKGRQPLVLIHGSTTNALDMDLEIAGRLEKDRLVLMPDRPGHGFSHRAEDGFRLDVQAAAIREAVKIKTKEKPVIMGQSYGAAVALRYALDYPDEVAGIVLIAPVSHRWPGGVAWYNRVALNPIYGWIFRRTFIALYGRFGSPKGVAKALRGSQFSQSYHARTRVPLTFRPSRFYNNAEDIVRLYEQLAAMEHRYGTIRVPVEIVAGTHDMTVVISIHARRLEDQIEQAQLRVVDAGGHALHHTHPEETVAAIARVDTRLANNERSPLQGALRRLTSVFPRSA
- a CDS encoding sterol desaturase family protein produces the protein MDDLAWLKPVIIFSTFGLLFIAERLRPAGHRPDKAGTARLISNISLGGFNTVLSPLIVLPITATAAAMAPSWRPAALDGWIGIGLDLLILDLWIYWWHRANHRIPFLWRFHEVHHLDEFLDVTSSARFHFGELFLSAIVRGAVIIALDISLSSVLIFSVLVTLNAAFHHCNVRLPERLERLLRRVIVTPSHHWVHHHNVRRDTDSNYSTILTMWDRLFGTWSETKRWPDMPIGTEGRTEKPLPGLIVRPLQKP
- the tpiA gene encoding triose-phosphate isomerase, with product MLRHVTSVTIIIGGVDAVVKRLIAGNWKMFGLRSACNELEKLQNMMTPRDAERADVLICPPPTLLTTLTDRYGEGPILFGGQDCHPLEYGAFTGDVSAEQLKDAGATHCIVGHSERRQGYSETNTLVRRKAEAAHRAGLVPIVCVGETRGERVVCQASQVVIAQIEASMPTTSGEVVVAYEPIWAVGTGVIPDNETLEEMLSAIRETVGGDRRILYGGSVKPHNAAHIFSVPQVNGALIGGASLKAEDFYGIIAA
- a CDS encoding peptidylprolyl isomerase, with the translated sequence MLKSFRDSIKGFMAWIVVALFVLAFAFVGVPALENFGGKAPLQVGDQRYSVNDIDDEFARVMERNRQDTGEVLSQEEARAAGMLGQAINALTIRGVYVSEAGKLGLTVTDDMIQDYLQSDERFRAPGKDSFDQATLQAILQNNRMSLNDFRQAIRTELLTRQIDEVAALLVPAPTIYGKTIALRQTEERVVRIARLSAGDVPAPTDEQLQSFYAANADRYRTPERRTYTAVLLTPDVLDERIQIDDADVRKLFEARQATMSQPETRTFVQAQFPSMEAANAAVEAVANGQSFAEAAETAGVATARFDDEVKGDLVDSGVADAVFGLDGPGLVGPVDGDFGVVVAEVTNITPGTDVTYEEVADELRQELFEEVYADEIDTIYDELQESGDAGSSLADAARDLGLPVMTIGPVDRTRNTDDGQIEERVPLSMHMRAFDMSSDQIFEEVTLPEGNYGFIEVDSVEAGAVKPLAEVQDQVKIDYISEQAQSSLANASSSIRSAMAGGETFEIAALQAGAQVETRTLSNSNVPPNLSQDLIVEIFDAPIGEMVQVTSPDRETMTLAQTESISFGPNGQWETMAQRMDSQIAQSMSRDLYEAFFSAMSNANGIQRNDAAINARFGAGE
- the secG gene encoding preprotein translocase subunit SecG, producing the protein MIAVLLTIHTILVLGLVIVVLLQRSEGGGALGMGGGGGGLMSGRGAANVLTRSTTVLGALFFTTSMLLAITADRGITEEEILRRTLGDDAVTQPDGTLAPASDEILDIFGDETDTTGSAVDLPAATADEPVEVPAPTDDVVTEPVEESQEGN